The genomic region CTCGTCGGCTCTGACTTATCACCAGCGCTAGCACGGGTTATTGACTTAATGTATGGTGGCAGCTTGGGTGTGTTGGTACAATTTGCTGGCGTTGTCGGGGTTGGAGTCTTAGCAGTTTACTTATTAGAAAAATTTTTCGCCAATATTACCGCAAATGCTTCTGTGTTGTGGGCTTTGGTATTTTGTTTGACCCTATGCTTGTTAGTGAGGTCATTCCTACCCATTCCCGAAAGACTAGTCAATATATACAACAATGAAATGCAACTAATTGCTATTGTCATTGGAGTATTTTGGAAAGGTCGTCCTTATTGGCGATAGGGTGTGTAATTGTTCGTACACCAGGAGGGAAAGTAGTGAAGGTAGGATTTCTCGGCACTGGGTTGATGGGACTGCCGATGGCACAAAGGTTGTTAGCTGCCAACATAGAGCTAGTTGCCTACAATCGTACCCCAGAAAAATTAGCTCCGCTCAAATCGGCTGGCGTGGCGATCGCAACTCGTCCAGATGAGGTTTTAGCTGCCTGCGAGTGTATTATTTTGATGCTGACCGACGCTCATGCTATTCGAGATGTTTTATTATCTCCAGCCTCCCAACAACACTTATCGGGACGCACCATCATCCAAATGGGAACTATTACTCCCACCGATAGCAAAGAAATTCAGCAAGAAGTCACTGCTGCTGGAGGCGATTACCTTGAAGCACCCGTACTAGGAAGTATTCCCGAAGCAAAAGCTGGAAAATTAATTGTGATGGTAGGGAGTTCGCCAGCACTGTTTCAGCGATGGTTAAATTTGCTACAAAACTTCGGTTCCGAACCGTTGCATATCGGTGCTGTCGGGAGTGCGGCGGCTGTGAAACTAGCACTCAATCAACTCATAGCCTCTCTCACCAGTGCTTTCGCCCTGAGTTTAAGTTTAATCGAGCGTCAGGGAATTGATGTGGAAATTTTCATGCGAATCCTTCGTCAAAGCGCCCTTTACGCCCCCACATTTGATAAAAAGCTACAGCGAATGCTCGATCGCAATTACGACAATCCCAATTTTCCCACCAAGCATTTACTCAAAGATACCAATTTATTTATTTCCGAAGCGCGATCGCTAGGACTCAGTATCAATCATTTAGAAGGAGTCCGGCAAATTTTAGAAATTGCCATCAAGCGAGGCTTAGCTGATACAGACTATTCTGCCTTATACTCTGCGATCGCGACTTCAGATAATTCTTGATTAATCCAAACTTCAGTTGCAGATGGCAAATTGAATCTGACACATCTACGTCATATTTGGCAGTCATACTAGACCGTAATGCGATCGCAAACAGGATACACAAGCGCGATCTTCTTTGCGCCTCTGCGTCTTTGCGCGACACAAATCTTACCTTAAATTATCCGCTAGTACCTTACGCTTGTCGGAGGCTAGAGAAATGCTGAGAACGAAAATGATGCGGATGATAGTCACAGCTTGTTGTGTAGCAATCTTCATGGCTACTTGGACAAGCACGGCAATGGCACACCACGGATGGAGCGAATACGATAATAGCAAAACGCTCAACCTCTCAGGAAAAATTCAAGCAATAGGCTACGATAACCCACACGTTGTCTTACAATTGCAAACCAAAGAGCAAGTATGGGAAGCCGTCCTCGCGCCACCTTCGCGACTGCAAAACCGAGGACTACCACTAAAGAAATTGCAGGTTGGGGAAACGGTTAATGTCGTAGGCTATCCTCACCGTAGCGAGAAAAATGAGATGCGAGCAGAGCAAATTATAGTCGATGAAAAAACTATACCGCTACGCTAGAACAGTATGCTTGAGCATCAAAGCTGGTTGACTTGGCTGCAAGAGAGTGCCTTGTCTGCGGCAATGCGACAGTGGGCGTGGCTCTATCCAATTGTCGAAACTTGGCATATTATCAGCTTTGCCATTCTAGTTGGAGCGATCGCCATGTTCGACCTGCGGTTGCTAGGCTTTTCCCGCCATTTGCTAGTGACTGACATGGCAGGGCATCTTTTACCCTGGACTTACATCAGTTTTGGCTCTGCCCTCTTGACAGGTTTCCTCTTATTTGCATCTGAAGCGGAAGCGCTCGCGGCTAATCCTGCCTTTCGTCTAAAGTTAGGGGCGATCGCCCTTGCTGGGATGAATGCAGCTGCGTTTCACCTTTATTATTCCAAGTCAATTCAACGGTGGAATCGACGTGTTCGAGTGCCAGTCGGAGTGAGAGCGATCGCCATCTTCTCCCTCTTGCTCTGGGCTGTGACGATCGTTTGCGGTCGTCTGATTGCTTATATTTAGTGGTGCGTGGTACGTGAAGCAAGGGTGTAGGGTGTGGGGTGTGGAGTTTGTAGTATTCTCTCCCTCAGCTCCCTCAGCCTCCTCAGCTCCTTCAGTTCTCTTTTCCCTGCTCCCTGCTCCCTGCTCCCTGCTCCCTGTTATTAGGCAACCAAACAGTAAAAATAGAGCCTGTACCCAGAGTCGATTCAACCTCAATCCGACCTTGGTGGAGTTCGACGAGTTGCTTAGTCAAAGCTAAACCCAATCCCGTCCCATCGGAACGACGCTGGTAAGGAGAATCGAGTTGTTGGAATTTTTCAAAAATCAGAGGTAAATGTTCTTCAGCAATGCCAATTCCCGTATCTTCTACTTGAATTACGGCAAAGTCATTCTCGCTCCAAATTCTTAAAGTCGCCTCTCCGCCTTCAGGAGTAAATTTAATCGCGTTACTGAGTAGATTCCATAAGATTTGACTGACTCGTTGGGGATCGGCAAAAAGCCGATAGTCGGGAGAGATTTTGAGATCGAGCATGATATTAACTGCTTGGCGCGTTGCTCGATCGCTCAGCGATCGCAAGCTGGCTTCCGCTAGTTGCGCTAGAGCAAATTCGCTTAAATTTAAAACTGCCTTGCCTGACTCAAACTGCGTCAGTTCTAAAATGTCGTTGATGAGTGCTAGAAGATGTTCGCCACTATCGTGAATTGTTTGCAGGAACTGACGTTGGCGCTGACTCATTTCTCCTAAAGGCCAACGTAGTAAGGTAGATGACATCCCGATGACACTAGTGAGGGGAGTGCGTAATTCATGGCTCATCGTAGCGAGAAATTCACTTTTAGCGCGGCTAGCTGCTTGAGCTGCAAGTAGAGCGTCATGCAATGCTTGTGTCCGCTCGATCACTCTTTGTTCTAGGGTTTGTTTTTCCAGCTTCAGCGATCGCATTAACTCTTCTTGATAGATTGCGAGCGCCAGTTGTTCGGCTATTCGCCGCAGTAAATTTTTCTCATTTTCCTGCCAAGAGCGGGGTTCGTAGCATTGGTGTGCGATGAGTAAACCCCAAAGTTGTTGCTGAAATACAATTGGAGCGATTAGCTTGGCTCGTACCTGAATTTTCTGCAAAAAGGCAAGCAAGCAAGACGATAAAACATAAGCTTTGTCAACATCTGCGATCGCCAGCGTAAAACCTTGGCGATATTTCTCCCAACATCCAGAAGCGGGAACGAAGCAATTTTCTTCTCGATAATTGAGTACGGAATCAATTGACTTGCTAGCACGGGCTTCGTAGATGACACAACCTTGAGTCGAGAATGCGGAATGCGGAATGCGGAATGCGGAA from Chroococcidiopsis sp. SAG 2025 harbors:
- a CDS encoding peptide chain release factor 1 — its product is MSNPLRRLKFLPWRSLFLLSSLVTLIVVVIDFLFLVGSDLSPALARVIDLMYGGSLGVLVQFAGVVGVGVLAVYLLEKFFANITANASVLWALVFCLTLCLLVRSFLPIPERLVNIYNNEMQLIAIVIGVFWKGRPYWR
- a CDS encoding DUF6152 family protein encodes the protein MLRTKMMRMIVTACCVAIFMATWTSTAMAHHGWSEYDNSKTLNLSGKIQAIGYDNPHVVLQLQTKEQVWEAVLAPPSRLQNRGLPLKKLQVGETVNVVGYPHRSEKNEMRAEQIIVDEKTIPLR
- a CDS encoding GAF domain-containing sensor histidine kinase translates to MSSSQDLSFHQLLPLTIFQQLGQLLQQMAQELGNEALIVTEEALVSIPTRLEATDKFTLVVSQQFSALLVAERRLEAGARRHREDLTLKESIILNSVNSEFDTEAYVTLHERNSELLNAKLTFEPEAIAEFLQHLNGCLEDNSLARATLARYSQVIQPNNATLQGKFTLMLLSVLAPSSHQNDEQESIYPFVSVCQPVEEALHQQIAHERLLNQVTTQIRQSLELPIIISNVVERVREFLQVDRLVVYQFEQQESVIGEQGAGSREQGIFDSAFRIPHSAFSTQGCVIYEARASKSIDSVLNYREENCFVPASGCWEKYRQGFTLAIADVDKAYVLSSCLLAFLQKIQVRAKLIAPIVFQQQLWGLLIAHQCYEPRSWQENEKNLLRRIAEQLALAIYQEELMRSLKLEKQTLEQRVIERTQALHDALLAAQAASRAKSEFLATMSHELRTPLTSVIGMSSTLLRWPLGEMSQRQRQFLQTIHDSGEHLLALINDILELTQFESGKAVLNLSEFALAQLAEASLRSLSDRATRQAVNIMLDLKISPDYRLFADPQRVSQILWNLLSNAIKFTPEGGEATLRIWSENDFAVIQVEDTGIGIAEEHLPLIFEKFQQLDSPYQRRSDGTGLGLALTKQLVELHQGRIEVESTLGTGSIFTVWLPNNREQGAGSREQGKEN
- a CDS encoding NAD(P)-dependent oxidoreductase, whose product is MKVGFLGTGLMGLPMAQRLLAANIELVAYNRTPEKLAPLKSAGVAIATRPDEVLAACECIILMLTDAHAIRDVLLSPASQQHLSGRTIIQMGTITPTDSKEIQQEVTAAGGDYLEAPVLGSIPEAKAGKLIVMVGSSPALFQRWLNLLQNFGSEPLHIGAVGSAAAVKLALNQLIASLTSAFALSLSLIERQGIDVEIFMRILRQSALYAPTFDKKLQRMLDRNYDNPNFPTKHLLKDTNLFISEARSLGLSINHLEGVRQILEIAIKRGLADTDYSALYSAIATSDNS